The Lujinxingia vulgaris genome includes a region encoding these proteins:
- a CDS encoding rhodanese-like domain-containing protein: protein MSSTELQQRIAEGEDFVLIDILNPEDYQREHIPGAINIPVESLKERARKDLGKNQRIVVYGDSHDAEASNRAAKILEELGFRKVSDFDGGLDAWKNAGFLTEGSEAEIVGEVTRL, encoded by the coding sequence ATGTCTAGCACGGAGCTTCAACAGCGTATCGCAGAAGGCGAAGACTTCGTACTGATCGACATTCTCAACCCCGAGGACTACCAGCGCGAGCACATCCCCGGCGCAATCAACATCCCTGTGGAGTCGCTCAAGGAGCGCGCCCGCAAGGACCTGGGTAAAAATCAGCGCATCGTCGTCTACGGCGACAGCCACGACGCCGAGGCGTCCAACCGCGCGGCAAAAATCCTCGAGGAGCTTGGCTTCCGCAAGGTCTCCGACTTCGATGGAGGCCTGGACGCCTGGAAGAACGCAGGCTTCCTCACCGAGGGTAGCGAGGCTGAGATCGTCGGCGAAGTCACCCGCCTCTGA
- a CDS encoding PEGA domain-containing protein has translation MRRWLAAAAAVMALLFCAPLYAQSSEAALDTVREANDHYDAGEFSRALLKYRQAFDVLEDVRLLYRIGLSYENLGNYARARQTLLRYLELDKDSPVEGRVRAKIDQLRDLEENIQAYLVVDSVPAGATVYLNEYMGEPEGEAPVTMPVGAGENVVTLVFPDRQRLQAVVEVGAGATVERIFQVGSAAPPRQSEELASAEADEVEVHEVEAPIVDERATEEAPAEAAEEEASAEVGEAAEEEVAEAGGDDVIPMPGSERALDRPVRLDRISVAPPWWANTLAVMGFVGSALCGAGAAYGTVNVGQALGCGLVLTGSGFFLLGRDWSGRLPPASQAPGFSDAGAGGSARSFGMSFGGRF, from the coding sequence ATGAGACGATGGCTGGCGGCAGCGGCGGCGGTGATGGCGCTGCTCTTCTGCGCGCCCCTTTACGCCCAGAGCTCGGAGGCGGCACTTGATACGGTGCGGGAGGCCAATGATCATTACGACGCTGGCGAGTTCAGTCGGGCGCTGCTCAAGTACCGCCAGGCCTTCGATGTGCTCGAAGACGTGCGCCTGCTCTACCGTATCGGGTTGAGTTACGAGAACCTGGGCAACTACGCCCGCGCGCGCCAGACGCTGCTGCGCTACCTGGAGCTCGATAAAGACAGCCCGGTCGAGGGGAGGGTGCGCGCAAAGATCGATCAGCTGCGCGATCTTGAGGAGAACATCCAGGCCTACCTGGTGGTCGACTCGGTGCCGGCCGGCGCCACCGTCTACCTCAATGAGTATATGGGCGAGCCGGAGGGCGAGGCGCCGGTGACGATGCCGGTGGGGGCCGGGGAGAACGTGGTGACGCTGGTCTTCCCTGACCGCCAGCGCCTGCAGGCCGTCGTCGAGGTAGGCGCCGGCGCGACTGTCGAGCGCATCTTTCAGGTCGGCAGCGCCGCGCCTCCTCGCCAGAGTGAGGAGCTGGCCAGTGCTGAGGCCGATGAGGTGGAGGTCCACGAGGTTGAAGCGCCGATCGTCGACGAGCGCGCCACCGAAGAGGCTCCGGCCGAAGCGGCTGAAGAAGAAGCCAGCGCGGAGGTCGGTGAGGCTGCCGAGGAGGAGGTCGCCGAAGCCGGCGGCGATGATGTGATCCCGATGCCCGGCTCCGAGAGGGCGCTGGACCGCCCCGTGCGCCTGGATCGCATCAGCGTTGCGCCCCCGTGGTGGGCCAATACGCTGGCGGTGATGGGGTTTGTGGGCAGCGCGCTCTGCGGAGCGGGGGCGGCCTACGGAACGGTCAATGTGGGGCAGGCCCTGGGCTGCGGGTTGGTCCTGACCGGCTCGGGCTTCTTTTTGCTGGGGCGCGACTGGAGCGGGCGCTTGCCGCCGGCCTCCCAGGCGCCCGGGTTTTCGGATGCGGGTGCAGGCGGTTCGGCGCGTAGCTTCGGCATGAGCTTTGGTGGGCGCTTCTAA
- a CDS encoding BamA/TamA family outer membrane protein produces MASAPSHRVALASVLSLGLLAGCATTSESDYIVPGTTDLRISRVELRGVEQVSESELRDGLATREDPGWRAAVPWLPLIGAEHQYFNQFSWQRDRERIETFYQRRGYFGATIVSESIIENPQENTVSVRVTIDEGEPTRIERIELEGLDPSSKISRDDLLEELPLTPGAIFTQDDYVTTRDALGRRLREAGYAYAAVSGRAFVDPETRQADVFFFIDAGPRSRFGQVHIFGLEDVEERFVREAITIEPGEQYDPQRLNETQEDVYELGVFGLVTVLPAHEAREFTLEDEEDRERLENLLEESDVPDDADPQKSVETSPRPGLAATEDPDETSTETDTQEGADTDEAAGNTALGVSTLLESAQLEAERRSRLDPEVPVVVRLKEAKKYNLRVGAGLAVESARQDVRGLLNWSARNFLGGLRRLDHFNLAGYAWAPGLIPREELVNRGVILSSELRFSQPQFIERRTNLRLSASVERDVREGFSVWNPALRVGLDRPIFRKLRLEASYNVAYYNYFNVEESLVDVSTTTLGLDFQTEFLLEYLEQSLILDMRNDVLDPTSGALVALTVQEAGSFAAGGEFDFIKPVLSAEGYVPSDLLGRSVLAMRTRLGSVYNTGRDTGVPIQSRLYSGGTDGMRSFGRQRLSLYTPSGEAVPVGGLTQFEWSVEPRVRLVPNLFSIGDVWGAVFVDAATILRGQLEVDTAANDQGTVSFSELAPSLLYGLGTGVWWNTPVGPVRLDFAYTLSDTTRDPRFRRCADPSTQGTEACVFVPQDQDAIQELLVGYGFYLSIGHSF; encoded by the coding sequence ATGGCTTCTGCCCCATCCCATCGCGTCGCGCTTGCGAGTGTGCTGTCGCTGGGGCTTCTGGCCGGCTGCGCGACCACCTCCGAGAGCGACTACATCGTGCCGGGGACCACCGATCTGCGCATCAGCCGGGTGGAGTTGCGGGGCGTAGAGCAGGTCTCGGAGAGCGAGCTTCGGGACGGCCTGGCCACGCGCGAAGATCCGGGCTGGCGAGCCGCCGTGCCCTGGCTTCCCCTCATCGGCGCCGAGCATCAGTACTTCAATCAGTTCAGCTGGCAGCGCGACCGAGAGCGCATCGAGACCTTCTACCAGCGGCGTGGCTACTTCGGGGCGACGATCGTCTCGGAGTCGATCATTGAAAACCCGCAGGAAAACACCGTCAGCGTGCGGGTGACCATCGATGAGGGTGAGCCCACGCGCATTGAGCGCATTGAGCTTGAGGGCCTCGACCCCTCGTCGAAGATCTCCCGTGACGATCTTCTCGAAGAGCTCCCGCTGACCCCGGGCGCGATCTTTACCCAGGACGACTACGTGACCACCCGCGACGCGCTGGGACGGCGGCTGCGCGAAGCGGGTTACGCTTACGCTGCGGTCAGCGGCCGCGCCTTCGTCGATCCGGAGACGCGCCAGGCCGATGTGTTCTTCTTCATCGACGCCGGTCCCCGCTCACGCTTCGGTCAGGTGCATATCTTCGGGCTCGAAGACGTCGAGGAGCGTTTTGTGCGCGAGGCCATCACCATTGAGCCGGGCGAACAGTACGACCCACAGCGCCTCAATGAGACCCAGGAAGACGTCTACGAGCTCGGGGTCTTCGGGCTCGTCACAGTGCTGCCGGCCCACGAGGCTCGCGAGTTCACTCTGGAGGACGAAGAGGATCGCGAGCGCCTCGAAAACCTCCTCGAAGAGAGCGATGTCCCCGACGACGCCGACCCGCAGAAAAGCGTGGAGACATCCCCGCGCCCCGGCCTCGCTGCGACCGAGGATCCCGACGAAACCTCCACTGAGACCGACACTCAGGAGGGCGCCGACACCGATGAGGCTGCTGGCAACACCGCGCTGGGCGTGAGCACGCTTCTGGAGAGCGCTCAGCTGGAGGCCGAGCGCCGCAGCCGCCTCGACCCGGAGGTCCCGGTGGTGGTGCGCCTCAAGGAGGCCAAAAAGTACAACCTGCGCGTAGGGGCCGGCCTGGCCGTGGAGAGCGCCCGCCAGGATGTGCGCGGGCTGCTCAACTGGTCGGCGCGCAACTTCCTGGGCGGGCTTCGCCGCCTGGACCACTTCAACCTGGCCGGCTACGCCTGGGCTCCCGGGCTCATCCCCCGCGAGGAGCTGGTCAACCGCGGGGTGATCCTCTCCAGTGAGCTGCGCTTCTCGCAGCCCCAGTTCATCGAGCGCCGCACCAACCTGCGCTTAAGCGCCAGCGTGGAGCGCGATGTGCGCGAGGGCTTTTCGGTCTGGAACCCCGCGCTGCGGGTGGGCCTTGATCGCCCCATCTTTCGCAAGCTGCGCCTGGAGGCATCCTACAACGTGGCCTACTACAACTACTTCAACGTCGAAGAGTCGCTGGTCGACGTCTCCACGACCACCCTGGGCCTGGACTTCCAGACCGAGTTCTTGCTCGAGTACCTGGAGCAGTCCTTGATCCTCGATATGCGCAACGACGTGCTCGACCCCACCTCCGGCGCCCTGGTGGCCCTCACGGTTCAAGAAGCCGGCAGCTTCGCTGCGGGCGGCGAGTTCGACTTTATCAAGCCGGTCCTCTCGGCGGAGGGCTACGTCCCATCGGATCTTCTGGGCCGCTCGGTGCTGGCGATGCGCACGCGCCTGGGCAGCGTTTACAACACCGGCCGCGACACCGGCGTGCCCATCCAGAGCCGCCTCTACAGCGGCGGCACCGACGGCATGCGCAGCTTCGGTCGCCAGCGCCTCTCTCTCTACACCCCGTCCGGGGAGGCGGTGCCGGTGGGCGGGCTCACCCAGTTTGAGTGGTCGGTGGAGCCCCGGGTGCGCCTTGTACCCAACCTCTTCTCGATTGGCGACGTGTGGGGCGCGGTCTTCGTTGACGCGGCCACCATCCTGCGCGGTCAGCTTGAGGTCGACACCGCCGCCAACGACCAGGGCACCGTCAGCTTCAGCGAGCTCGCCCCCTCCCTGCTCTACGGCCTGGGCACCGGCGTGTGGTGGAACACCCCGGTGGGCCCGGTGCGCCTGGACTTTGCCTACACCTTAAGCGACACCACCCGGGACCCGCGCTTTCGCCGCTGCGCCGATCCTTCCACCCAGGGCACCGAGGCCTGCGTCTTCGTGCCTCAGGATCAAGACGCCATCCAGGAGCTGCTCGTGGGCTACGGCTTCTACCTGAGCATCGGGCACTCCTTCTGA
- a CDS encoding serine/threonine-protein kinase — protein sequence MQKICPTCQRSYGDEVVYCPHDGMKLRHSRPEGDDPMIGRVLDGRWIIEKAIGAGGMGAVYLGHQRSVDRQVAIKTLRANLSETDDFVDRFFREARIATTINHPHSVTILDFGQDEDGTLYLAMEYLVGTLLSERIEEGNITFEEILRIGVQIASALSAAHDANIVHRDLKPDNIFLLDIPGGGTFVKVLDFGIAKVLGAETQVTRTGQVFGTPQYMSPEQCQGHEVDGRADLYSLGCILYELVGGRPPFSAETPMAILMAHVVNEIPPLSQHCSAPAPLERAINSLLAKDPTDRPADASAARALFEALLAELDPQILASSPGPADPNAPAPSQPVRPGHTITETQTQPPVASLSTPIDDLDDLAPITYGRRSRTPLILGALAVVIIAGAAFAMMGPAGDAEESAEVATEAPSPADDGADVASQAEVEAELRAAREELAREQTEGHARELAGPVAARARQTAEALQAIAEAEQRAEARASRRPSRRAPAPKPRPEARTEPEPQPEPAPQPEAEPAEDDPFDGFFSE from the coding sequence ATGCAAAAGATCTGCCCAACCTGTCAGCGCAGCTACGGCGACGAGGTCGTCTACTGCCCTCACGACGGCATGAAGTTGCGCCACAGCCGCCCCGAAGGCGACGATCCGATGATCGGACGCGTGCTCGACGGGCGCTGGATCATCGAAAAAGCCATCGGCGCCGGCGGCATGGGCGCGGTCTATCTGGGACACCAGCGCAGCGTCGATCGCCAGGTGGCCATCAAGACCCTGCGCGCCAACCTCAGTGAGACCGACGACTTCGTCGACCGCTTCTTCCGCGAAGCGCGCATCGCCACCACGATCAACCACCCGCACAGCGTCACGATCCTCGACTTCGGCCAGGACGAAGACGGCACGCTCTACCTGGCGATGGAGTACCTGGTGGGCACGCTGCTCAGCGAGCGCATCGAAGAAGGCAACATCACCTTTGAAGAGATCTTGCGCATCGGCGTGCAGATCGCATCGGCGCTCTCGGCGGCTCACGACGCCAACATCGTCCACCGCGACTTAAAGCCCGATAACATCTTTCTGCTCGACATCCCCGGTGGCGGCACCTTCGTCAAGGTGCTCGACTTTGGCATCGCCAAGGTCCTGGGCGCCGAGACGCAGGTCACCCGCACAGGCCAGGTCTTTGGCACGCCACAGTACATGAGCCCGGAGCAATGCCAGGGCCATGAGGTCGACGGTCGCGCCGACCTCTACAGCCTGGGCTGCATTCTCTACGAACTCGTCGGCGGGCGGCCCCCCTTCTCGGCCGAGACCCCGATGGCGATCTTGATGGCGCACGTCGTCAACGAGATCCCCCCCTTAAGCCAGCATTGCAGCGCGCCCGCTCCGCTGGAGCGCGCGATCAACTCGCTGCTCGCCAAAGACCCGACCGACCGCCCGGCCGACGCCAGCGCGGCTCGTGCGCTCTTTGAGGCGCTGCTCGCGGAGCTCGACCCGCAGATCCTGGCGAGCTCCCCGGGGCCTGCCGATCCCAATGCGCCCGCGCCCTCTCAGCCTGTGCGACCGGGCCACACCATCACCGAGACGCAGACCCAGCCTCCGGTCGCCTCGCTGAGCACGCCGATCGACGACCTCGATGATCTGGCCCCCATCACCTACGGCCGACGCTCCCGCACCCCGCTGATTCTCGGTGCACTGGCGGTGGTGATCATCGCCGGAGCTGCCTTCGCCATGATGGGGCCGGCCGGCGACGCCGAGGAGTCCGCAGAAGTTGCGACCGAGGCGCCTTCCCCCGCCGACGATGGTGCCGATGTTGCGAGCCAGGCCGAGGTTGAGGCGGAGCTTCGCGCGGCCCGAGAGGAGCTCGCCCGCGAGCAGACCGAGGGTCACGCGCGGGAGCTTGCCGGACCGGTCGCGGCCCGGGCTCGCCAGACTGCCGAAGCACTTCAGGCCATCGCCGAGGCGGAGCAGCGCGCCGAAGCTCGCGCCTCGCGCCGACCTTCACGACGCGCGCCCGCGCCGAAGCCTCGTCCCGAGGCCAGGACCGAGCCCGAGCCTCAACCCGAGCCCGCTCCACAACCCGAAGCGGAGCCGGCCGAAGACGATCCCTTTGACGGGTTCTTCTCAGAATAA
- a CDS encoding serine/threonine-protein kinase: MSSSRDQRRALYEKLVGQTVADRYEIVSLMGFGGMGAVYEAIQRNMNRRIALKYIPSHNPVTAARFEREALTVSQLRHPNTVTVFDYGQTDDGFLYLTMEMLAGRTLTEAIKTEAPFSPKRAVHIASQICRSLAEAHKNGIVHRDVKPDNIFLIEVDGDPDVVKVLDFGIAKAVGGEDDVQLTGDGRIVGTPRYMSPEQILSQSVDHRSDIYSLGCIIFEMLCGEPPFQGPTTTALMISHAQDPPPPFAERLSEQALDMIPLALEHVVRRTMSKDPGARPQTTEELREELESALSKHHAALAAGIASPTSTGNHFAPSVPGGAAGGFGNTGNFTNNGQFTGTGNFTNNGHFTGTGQAMAPGAQPDPQKSGPNKGLIAAVVLALIIVLLLGVMVMRGQQTGESQTPDALVAAPAEPAPSPVEEPVEPDVKEPTVVAVNDTIILRLTTEPPGATILEGEDELGTTPYNLSVAPGGDPLAYRLHLEGYEPLDVRIPIDPERGLRQELSYELTAEERRPARRAPRTERRTQPREEVSQTEEAPAEEEAPTEPRRPSIELLDDGPRPKVNRL; the protein is encoded by the coding sequence ATGTCTTCTTCTCGCGACCAACGTCGAGCGCTCTACGAAAAGCTCGTCGGCCAGACCGTGGCCGATCGCTATGAGATCGTCAGCCTGATGGGGTTTGGGGGCATGGGGGCGGTCTATGAGGCGATTCAGCGCAATATGAACCGGCGCATCGCCCTGAAGTACATCCCCTCGCATAACCCGGTGACCGCCGCGCGCTTTGAGCGCGAGGCCCTCACCGTCAGCCAGCTGCGCCACCCCAACACGGTCACCGTCTTTGACTACGGCCAGACCGACGACGGGTTTCTCTACCTGACCATGGAGATGCTCGCCGGGCGCACGCTCACCGAAGCGATCAAGACCGAGGCGCCCTTCTCGCCAAAACGCGCGGTGCATATCGCCTCGCAGATCTGCCGCTCTCTGGCCGAGGCGCATAAAAACGGCATCGTTCACCGCGACGTCAAACCCGACAACATCTTCCTCATTGAGGTCGACGGTGACCCGGACGTGGTCAAAGTCCTCGACTTCGGCATCGCCAAGGCCGTAGGCGGCGAAGACGACGTGCAACTTACCGGCGACGGCCGCATCGTCGGCACGCCCCGCTACATGTCGCCCGAGCAGATCCTCTCGCAGAGCGTCGATCACCGCAGCGACATCTACAGCCTGGGCTGCATCATCTTTGAGATGCTCTGTGGCGAGCCGCCCTTCCAGGGGCCGACCACCACAGCCCTGATGATCAGCCACGCCCAGGATCCGCCGCCGCCTTTTGCCGAGCGCCTCTCCGAGCAGGCCCTCGACATGATCCCGCTGGCGCTGGAACACGTGGTGCGCCGCACCATGTCCAAAGATCCCGGCGCGCGGCCGCAGACCACCGAAGAGCTGCGCGAGGAGCTTGAGAGCGCGCTGAGCAAGCATCACGCCGCCCTTGCCGCCGGCATCGCCTCACCGACCTCCACCGGCAACCACTTCGCGCCCTCGGTGCCCGGCGGAGCTGCGGGAGGCTTTGGCAACACCGGCAACTTCACAAACAACGGGCAGTTCACCGGCACGGGCAACTTCACCAACAATGGCCATTTCACCGGCACCGGGCAGGCGATGGCCCCCGGCGCGCAGCCCGATCCGCAGAAGAGCGGCCCCAATAAGGGGCTCATTGCTGCGGTGGTGCTGGCGCTTATCATCGTGCTGCTGCTGGGCGTAATGGTGATGCGAGGACAACAAACTGGCGAGTCGCAGACGCCTGACGCGCTTGTGGCCGCACCCGCCGAGCCAGCCCCCTCGCCAGTCGAAGAGCCCGTTGAGCCCGATGTCAAAGAACCCACGGTGGTGGCCGTCAATGACACCATCATTTTGCGCCTGACGACCGAGCCCCCGGGCGCCACGATCCTGGAAGGTGAGGATGAGCTGGGCACCACGCCTTACAACCTCTCGGTTGCCCCTGGCGGCGATCCGCTGGCCTACCGGCTTCATCTGGAAGGTTACGAACCTCTCGATGTGCGCATCCCCATCGACCCGGAGCGTGGCCTGCGCCAGGAGCTCAGCTACGAGCTGACCGCCGAGGAGCGTCGTCCCGCACGCCGCGCACCGCGCACCGAGAGGCGCACGCAGCCCCGCGAGGAGGTCTCGCAGACCGAGGAGGCTCCCGCCGAGGAGGAGGCCCCGACCGAGCCGCGACGCCCCTCCATTGAGCTGCTCGACGATGGGCCCAGACCTAAAGTTAACCGTCTCTAA
- a CDS encoding tetratricopeptide repeat protein produces MSTGVPAQVMAQSDADAADIARQVESLSAEGAQSFRAGDYDKAIEFFEQAYALDPVPNLLYNIGRCYEQMEQWDEAIAQYERFMVAPDVESEARSHAMERVQSLREIQAMQAREDGSTGDGAQDEGPDDVIATPQPAPPNRTPGIITTAGGVALIGGGVVMGLMASGNAESITDPQLSYDDRLSARDSARTQALVADVFYASGIAVTALGIYLIVSADSVEDNPQASRSVLTPWVGKGSAGVGLTLGF; encoded by the coding sequence ATGTCCACTGGAGTTCCCGCCCAGGTGATGGCGCAGTCGGACGCCGACGCCGCCGACATCGCCCGTCAGGTCGAGAGCCTCTCGGCCGAAGGCGCGCAGAGTTTCCGCGCCGGCGACTACGACAAGGCCATCGAGTTCTTCGAGCAGGCTTACGCGCTCGATCCGGTGCCCAACCTGCTCTACAACATCGGGCGATGCTACGAGCAGATGGAGCAGTGGGACGAGGCCATCGCGCAGTACGAGCGCTTTATGGTCGCCCCGGACGTTGAGAGTGAGGCGCGCTCCCACGCGATGGAGCGGGTGCAGTCCCTGCGCGAGATTCAGGCGATGCAGGCCCGCGAAGATGGCAGCACTGGCGACGGCGCTCAGGATGAGGGCCCCGACGATGTCATCGCTACTCCGCAGCCGGCGCCCCCCAACCGCACCCCGGGCATCATCACCACCGCCGGCGGCGTGGCGCTGATCGGCGGAGGCGTCGTGATGGGGCTTATGGCCAGCGGCAACGCCGAGAGCATCACCGACCCCCAGCTCAGCTACGACGATCGTCTGTCCGCGCGCGACAGCGCGCGCACCCAGGCGCTTGTGGCAGACGTCTTCTACGCCTCCGGCATCGCCGTCACCGCCCTGGGCATCTACCTGATTGTCAGCGCCGACAGCGTCGAAGATAACCCTCAGGCCTCGCGCTCGGTGCTCACCCCCTGGGTGGGCAAAGGCAGCGCCGGCGTTGGCCTGACCCTGGGCTTCTGA
- a CDS encoding amino acid permease, which translates to MSMDSGNPAEHTDEAIAIAEQKTEPLSALDDPAVAIAPPVESASPIFSVRDGLGTFAGVFRPTVLTICGVMMYLREGWLVGQAGLLGALGLILLTFAITGTAAMSLSSITTNIRVGAGGVFSIISQSLGLEPGGSIGIPLYVGQALSAALYIYGFSEAWGYIFPDHPPVAVAYAVFVLAFGATLISTKLAFRLQGLVMIVIIASLISIALGLTGMGHDGEVTLNNPELFGSFEAGGFWILFAIFFPAGTGVKVGASMSGALANPRRSIPRGTLAAVGVALCVYVFMAFWYSMVATPQELRDNVLVVVDRAAFGELVLVGILASTFTATLSSLVAAPRVLQALGSHSILPKSAFFSQVTGRGEPRNAAFVTGGLVAFALMLGSLDRIAVLITMFFLLTYLTINLVVLVEQSLGMISFRPTFRVPRAVPVVGASLSLLSVFVISPAFALVALSVIGAIYVVLVGRRLETPWETVRSSIFVSLADWAAKRIARGPQEANERSWKPDLLVPVESRTQLDGQFRFLRLLTAPKGSLQVVGVLSRETYPQPEEGTQEAPPVSRQEVHEEEDAHARYRPRRRSGEHKTIPGMGAGKLPTAAMAAIRQRALGDLGAVAADFQREGLFATAVTIEASTYPAGVDMASAVMQGSYFRPNILFINADMYEQATLQELLDVAITRKMGAAFLFEHPESSLGHERRINVWVRDQSPKWPVGLRLANLDLSLLLGYQAHRNWQGSLRLLTVCPDPEETENAQRYLQLLIDDARLPRGTESWVESGSFMKWIAESPRADLQIMGLADTIDRDFMERMVQLTGSSVLFVRDSGNESALA; encoded by the coding sequence ATGAGCATGGATTCCGGCAACCCTGCCGAGCATACCGATGAGGCGATCGCGATCGCCGAGCAAAAGACCGAACCTCTCAGCGCGCTTGATGATCCGGCGGTCGCGATCGCGCCGCCGGTGGAGAGCGCCTCGCCGATCTTCTCGGTGCGCGACGGGCTGGGCACCTTTGCCGGGGTGTTTCGCCCCACCGTGCTGACGATCTGCGGGGTGATGATGTACCTGCGCGAGGGCTGGCTGGTAGGTCAGGCCGGGCTCCTGGGCGCGCTGGGCTTGATCCTTTTGACCTTCGCGATCACGGGCACTGCGGCGATGTCGCTCTCGTCGATCACCACCAACATTCGCGTGGGGGCGGGCGGCGTCTTCTCGATCATCAGTCAGTCGCTGGGGCTTGAGCCCGGCGGCAGCATCGGCATTCCCCTTTATGTGGGGCAGGCCCTCTCGGCGGCGCTCTACATCTACGGGTTTAGCGAGGCCTGGGGATACATCTTCCCGGATCATCCGCCGGTAGCTGTGGCTTACGCCGTCTTTGTGCTGGCCTTCGGGGCGACGCTGATCTCCACGAAGTTGGCGTTTCGCCTGCAGGGGCTGGTGATGATCGTGATCATCGCCTCGCTCATTTCGATCGCGCTGGGGCTCACCGGGATGGGACATGATGGGGAGGTGACGCTGAACAACCCCGAGCTCTTTGGCAGCTTTGAGGCCGGGGGCTTCTGGATCTTATTTGCGATCTTTTTTCCGGCCGGCACCGGCGTCAAGGTCGGCGCGAGTATGTCCGGGGCGCTGGCCAATCCCCGTCGTAGCATCCCGCGCGGGACGCTTGCGGCGGTGGGGGTGGCGTTGTGCGTCTACGTCTTTATGGCCTTCTGGTACTCGATGGTGGCCACCCCGCAGGAGCTTCGTGACAACGTGCTCGTTGTGGTCGATCGCGCGGCCTTTGGTGAGCTTGTGCTGGTGGGGATTCTGGCCTCGACCTTCACCGCGACGCTCAGCTCGCTTGTGGCGGCGCCGCGCGTGCTGCAGGCACTGGGGTCGCACAGCATCCTGCCGAAAAGCGCGTTCTTCTCGCAGGTTACCGGCCGTGGCGAGCCGCGGAACGCGGCCTTTGTCACCGGTGGGCTTGTGGCGTTTGCGCTGATGCTGGGAAGCCTCGACCGCATCGCGGTGCTCATCACGATGTTCTTTTTGCTGACCTACCTGACCATCAACCTGGTGGTGCTGGTGGAGCAGAGCCTGGGGATGATCTCGTTTCGCCCCACCTTCCGTGTGCCGAGGGCGGTGCCGGTGGTCGGGGCCTCGCTCTCTTTGCTGTCCGTGTTTGTGATCAGTCCGGCCTTTGCGCTGGTGGCGCTCTCGGTGATCGGCGCAATCTATGTGGTGCTGGTGGGGCGGCGGCTGGAGACGCCCTGGGAGACGGTGCGAAGTTCGATCTTTGTCTCACTGGCGGACTGGGCGGCAAAGCGCATCGCCCGGGGGCCGCAGGAGGCCAATGAGCGCAGCTGGAAGCCCGACCTGCTGGTGCCGGTGGAGAGCCGCACCCAACTCGATGGGCAGTTCCGATTTTTAAGGCTTCTCACCGCACCCAAGGGCTCGCTGCAGGTCGTCGGGGTGCTCAGCCGCGAGACCTACCCCCAGCCTGAAGAGGGCACGCAGGAGGCGCCGCCGGTCTCACGTCAGGAAGTGCACGAGGAGGAGGATGCGCACGCGCGCTATCGCCCCCGCCGGCGAAGTGGCGAGCATAAGACCATCCCGGGGATGGGAGCCGGCAAGCTTCCCACTGCGGCGATGGCGGCGATCCGTCAGCGCGCGCTGGGCGACCTGGGGGCGGTGGCCGCCGATTTCCAGCGCGAGGGGCTCTTCGCCACCGCCGTCACCATTGAGGCCAGCACCTATCCGGCCGGCGTGGATATGGCCTCGGCGGTGATGCAGGGGAGCTATTTCCGGCCCAACATCCTCTTCATCAACGCCGATATGTACGAGCAGGCCACGCTGCAGGAACTTCTGGATGTGGCGATCACCCGCAAGATGGGTGCGGCGTTTCTCTTTGAGCACCCCGAGTCGTCGCTGGGCCATGAGCGGCGCATTAACGTCTGGGTGCGCGATCAGAGCCCGAAGTGGCCGGTGGGGCTGCGCCTGGCCAACCTCGACCTCTCGCTCTTGCTGGGCTACCAGGCCCATCGCAACTGGCAGGGGTCATTGCGACTGCTCACCGTCTGCCCCGATCCCGAAGAGACCGAAAACGCGCAGCGCTACCTGCAGCTTCTCATCGATGATGCGCGTCTGCCTCGGGGCACCGAGTCCTGGGTGGAGAGCGGCAGCTTTATGAAGTGGATCGCCGAGTCGCCCCGCGCCGACCTGCAGATCATGGGGCTTGCCGACACCATCGACCGCGACTTCATGGAGCGCATGGTGCAACTCACCGGCAGCTCGGTGCTCTTTGTGCGCGACTCCGGCAATGAGAGCGCGCTGGCTTGA